In Oscillatoria acuminata PCC 6304, a single window of DNA contains:
- a CDS encoding IS4 family transposase, with translation MTKHTFSQIVKDILKDLPKNDYPVLNSRLFVDCWLSYVMDNSLTSMRDLFKRLNNTGFDVHISTFSKASSHRDLKPFQKIYQKLNQLVQKGNHKKLHDKYSVCPIDSTIITLTSKLLWVLEYHQVKLFSSLNLATGSPEDNFINFGYDHDYKFGSKMMSSLPQDAVGVMDRGFAGLNFIEELVQENKYFVLRIKNNWKLEFEESSGLVKVGSSRDAKAYRVINFCDIETKTEFRLITNLPNEGDAAVSDDEIRDIYRLRWAVELLWKFLKMHLKLDKLITKNVNGITIQIYVSLIAYLILQLVSIPEQWGHTLLNKFRYLQSCMCQKISYVHWFEEIMFC, from the coding sequence ATGACTAAACATACATTTTCCCAAATTGTCAAAGACATTTTGAAAGACCTGCCAAAAAATGATTATCCGGTATTGAACAGCCGTCTGTTTGTCGATTGCTGGCTATCTTATGTAATGGATAACAGCTTAACCAGTATGCGAGATTTATTTAAAAGATTAAACAACACTGGGTTTGACGTACATATTTCTACCTTTTCTAAAGCAAGTTCTCACCGCGACCTCAAACCTTTTCAAAAAATTTATCAAAAATTGAATCAATTGGTACAGAAGGGAAATCATAAAAAATTACACGATAAATACTCAGTTTGTCCAATAGATTCAACAATCATAACTCTCACTAGCAAATTGTTGTGGGTTCTGGAATATCATCAAGTGAAACTTTTCAGTTCTCTCAATCTAGCTACGGGAAGCCCCGAAGATAATTTTATCAATTTTGGATACGACCATGATTACAAGTTTGGGTCAAAAATGATGTCTAGCTTACCCCAAGATGCTGTCGGGGTAATGGATAGGGGATTTGCTGGATTGAATTTTATTGAGGAATTAGTCCAGGAAAATAAATATTTTGTTCTGCGGATAAAGAACAATTGGAAGTTAGAGTTTGAGGAGTCATCGGGGTTAGTTAAAGTTGGGTCATCTCGTGATGCTAAAGCTTATCGAGTCATTAATTTTTGTGATATAGAAACCAAAACTGAGTTCCGCTTAATCACCAATTTACCTAATGAGGGAGACGCCGCAGTTTCTGACGATGAAATCAGGGATATTTATCGATTGCGTTGGGCAGTTGAATTGTTATGGAAATTTTTAAAAATGCATTTAAAACTGGACAAATTAATTACCAAAAACGTCAATGGTATCACCATACAAATTTATGTAAGTTTAATAGCTTATCTAATTTTACAGCTTGTATCCATTCCCGAACAATGGGGACATACGCTATTAAATAAATTTCGCTATTTACAATCTTGTATGTGTCAAAAAATCAGTTATGTTCATTGGTTTGAGGAGATAATGTTTTGTTGA
- a CDS encoding IS1182 family transposase: MRPPLWHPPVELSDSEQVIINRIKKAKLFTFLRLNRLFIFDDEFQEELNTIFKDSTMGNCPIAPAQLALATILQAYLGISDEEVIEELVMDLRWQLVFDCLHCEKPPFSKATLIRFRSALIKKGFDQRLIDRTVEIAKLKGGFGSAKLRAALDSSPLWGAGKVEDTYNLLGHALRKALSIIAVQQGWGLAEIANEAGADFVNSSSLKAALDLNWDDPGESQQALSTILNSLNSVEEWMQQQPNPDEIEEAQAPLQVARLIESQNVTLDTMGVPKLAKGVAKDRRISIEDPDMRHGRKSRSQKINGYKRHILKDLDIGVIRAVAVTRANTPESAATVDLELDLKRQQVQLNELHIDRAYLSSHWVKERSEQLQIFCKAWPVRNSGRFDKNAFVFDRENQVISCPNQVIMPFEPGKVVHFPKPDCAVCPLRERCTTSKNGRSISIHPDEGLMQELRQRQSTSSGRAQLRERTSVEHSLAHVGQWQDKRARYIGQRKNLFDLRRVAVVHNLHVIARMNEVLPIQQAAL, translated from the coding sequence ACCATTTTTAAAGACAGCACAATGGGCAACTGTCCCATCGCACCAGCCCAATTGGCCTTAGCCACTATTCTCCAAGCTTATCTGGGTATTTCTGACGAAGAAGTGATTGAAGAGCTAGTCATGGATCTCCGGTGGCAATTGGTTTTCGATTGTCTACATTGTGAAAAACCCCCATTTAGTAAAGCCACTTTAATAAGATTCAGAAGCGCCTTAATTAAAAAAGGCTTTGACCAACGTTTAATTGACCGTACTGTAGAAATTGCCAAGCTCAAAGGAGGTTTTGGTTCGGCTAAGTTAAGAGCTGCATTAGATTCCTCTCCTTTATGGGGTGCCGGTAAAGTTGAAGATACCTATAATCTCTTGGGTCATGCTCTGCGTAAGGCGTTGAGTATAATAGCTGTACAGCAGGGGTGGGGGCTGGCAGAAATTGCCAATGAAGCCGGAGCGGATTTTGTCAATAGTTCTAGCTTAAAAGCCGCATTAGATTTAAACTGGGATGACCCAGGCGAAAGCCAACAGGCATTATCAACTATACTAAACAGCCTGAATTCTGTAGAAGAATGGATGCAACAGCAGCCTAATCCTGATGAAATAGAAGAGGCACAAGCTCCTCTCCAGGTTGCCCGATTGATTGAATCCCAAAATGTGACATTAGACACAATGGGAGTGCCGAAGCTGGCCAAAGGGGTTGCTAAGGACCGACGCATTTCCATTGAAGACCCAGATATGCGGCATGGCCGAAAAAGCCGCTCTCAAAAAATAAATGGTTATAAACGCCATATTCTTAAAGATTTAGATATAGGGGTGATTCGAGCGGTGGCTGTAACCCGAGCTAATACACCAGAATCCGCTGCCACTGTTGACTTAGAACTTGACTTAAAAAGACAACAGGTTCAGTTAAATGAACTCCATATCGACCGAGCTTATTTGTCGAGTCATTGGGTAAAAGAACGCTCTGAACAATTACAAATATTTTGTAAGGCATGGCCAGTAAGAAACTCAGGACGATTTGATAAAAACGCTTTTGTTTTTGACCGGGAAAACCAGGTAATTAGTTGTCCAAATCAAGTTATTATGCCGTTTGAACCCGGTAAGGTCGTTCATTTTCCAAAACCGGACTGTGCAGTTTGTCCCCTGAGAGAACGCTGTACTACGAGTAAGAATGGCCGCAGCATATCTATCCATCCCGATGAAGGATTGATGCAGGAATTGCGTCAGCGTCAATCTACATCAAGCGGTCGCGCACAACTGAGGGAGAGAACCTCTGTAGAACATTCTCTTGCTCATGTCGGACAGTGGCAGGACAAACGCGCCCGTTATATTGGACAGCGCAAAAACCTCTTCGACCTCAGACGAGTGGCTGTTGTCCATAATCTTCATGTCATTGCTCGAATGAATGAGGTTTTACCAATACAACAGGCCGCACTGTAG
- a CDS encoding CHAT domain-containing protein, producing the protein MSSWREKWQNLWRLLNTPLFTSQPPRTSHPIVEVISHEYLDIWLEILEAEKTGLSGQQIYPIFQKYQDQLDLEFTETLTEWFHSQLALNAIITNKDLARIWGNFVIDIWRFPLDFDFAEIVALWFHSQPNLNKIRKNKDLARNLNNFAIDIQQFPLGSRANNLEIAIAAYQAALKVYTRTAFPEDWARTQNNLAVAYRDRIKGERANNIEEAIRYHQAALEVFTRTAFPEDWARTQNNLGIAYSDRIKGERADNMEEAIRCYQAALEVFTPTAFPEDCARTQNNLGEVYRNRIQGERADNIEEAIPYYQAALEVFTCTAFPQYWATTQMNLGSAYLYRIRGERADNIEEAITALQVALEVFTRTAFPQYWAMTQGNLGNAYWSCIRGERADNIEEAIRCYQAALEVYTRTAFPEDWARTQMNLGNAYCNRIKGERADNIEEAIPYYQTALEVFTRTAFPEDWARTQMNLGNAYCNRIKGERADNIEEAIPYYQTALEVFTRTAFPEDWARTQMNLGNAYCNRIKGERADNIEEAIPYLQAALEVYTRTAFPEDWAITQIGLGNAYWSRIKGERADNIEEAIRYYQAALEVITRTAFPEQWATTQNNLGNAYQTRIKGERADNIEEAIPYYQTALEVFTRTAFPEDWARTQMNLGNAYCNRIKGERADNIEEAIAALQAALQVYTRTAFPYEWAMTQIGLGNAYLGRIKGERADNIEEAIRYYRAALQVRTCTAFPEDWARTQNNLGEAYRNRIRGERADNIEEAIAALQAALQVYTRTAFPEDWARTQNNLGEAYRTRIRGERADNIEEAIAALQAALQVFTRNAFPYEWAMTQIGLGNAYWSRIKGERADNIEEAIRYYQAALEVITCTAFPQYWATTQNNLGEAYRTRIRGERADNMEEAIAALQAALEVITRTAFPEQWATTQNSLGNAYWSRIKGERADNIEEAIRYHQAALEVFTRTAFPEYWARTQNNLGNAYFDRIKGERADNIEEAIPYYQVALEVLTRTAFPEEWAVTQMNLGNAYQTRIRGERADNMEEAISGYQAALEVITRTAFPQYWATTQNNLGIAYRNRIRGERADNIEEAIAAYQAALAVHTRTAFPEYWAKTQNNLGVAYRNRIRGERANNIEEAIASYKAALTIYTPATFPQDCLRTGTNLGDLGYNLQNWEIAIEGYNQAILAIEQSRYWATSEATKRELIANSLDIYQKMVQACINHQDYAQALLTVERSKSRTLLELLDSANLYPKNATDAQKQRISDLRRQIASYQQQLAYTSNDTLTPTTEKHPNQPSPETLIRQQLQTANQQFQDLLAELDDPTFTLTQQVPAQLPDLRRLLPPQTALIEWYLPREAESGFYAFLVTRRDEQIQITPHHFSAEDRQHLDQALQDYRSDYGKPSWNQQLPQRLETLSGALQLPRLLAELSEIQHLILIPHRELHLIPLHALPVPSSPLSRSGRGAGGEGKPLQDWFPVQYAPSCQILNNLQQRPPLNRETVPFFAIQNPTEDLDYAEWGVELLLRQFSPHQVLRRHQATRANLTQPHSQTFLEQSHAVHFGCHGEFDEANPLNAYLRLANGEKLTFLEIFNGLNIPLCRLLVLSACKTGLVETSHTDDYVGLSSAFFYAGARTVVASLWNVDELAATLVTLRLYQILPDYPSVTVALQAAQTWLRGLSSADVLDWLKHEQKATEEEVEEVEDRLSLFDDDPPFANAYYWSAFTAAGL; encoded by the coding sequence ATGTCGAGTTGGCGTGAGAAATGGCAAAATCTATGGCGGCTGCTCAACACCCCTTTATTCACCTCCCAGCCTCCCAGAACCTCCCACCCGATCGTTGAGGTGATATCCCATGAGTATTTAGACATTTGGTTAGAAATCCTGGAAGCCGAAAAAACCGGGTTAAGCGGGCAACAAATTTATCCCATTTTCCAAAAATACCAAGACCAACTCGACCTTGAGTTTACCGAAACCCTCACCGAATGGTTTCACTCCCAACTTGCCCTTAATGCGATTATAACAAATAAAGACTTAGCCAGAATCTGGGGTAATTTTGTCATTGATATTTGGCGATTTCCACTTGATTTTGATTTTGCCGAAATCGTGGCCCTATGGTTTCACTCTCAACCAAACCTTAATAAGATTAGAAAAAATAAAGACCTGGCCCGAAACCTTAACAATTTTGCCATCGATATTCAGCAATTCCCATTAGGCAGTCGAGCCAATAATCTGGAAATTGCGATCGCTGCCTACCAAGCCGCCTTAAAAGTCTACACCCGCACGGCATTTCCCGAAGATTGGGCAAGGACTCAAAATAACTTGGCGGTTGCCTACCGTGACCGCATCAAAGGAGAGCGAGCGAACAATATCGAGGAGGCAATTCGCTACCACCAAGCGGCCTTAGAAGTCTTCACCCGCACGGCATTTCCCGAAGATTGGGCAAGGACTCAAAATAACTTGGGGATTGCCTACTCTGACCGCATCAAAGGAGAGCGAGCGGACAATATGGAGGAGGCAATTCGCTGCTACCAAGCGGCCTTAGAAGTCTTCACCCCCACGGCATTTCCAGAAGATTGTGCAAGGACTCAAAATAACTTGGGAGAAGTTTACCGTAACCGCATCCAAGGAGAGCGAGCGGACAATATCGAGGAGGCGATTCCCTACTACCAAGCGGCCTTAGAAGTCTTCACCTGCACCGCCTTTCCCCAATATTGGGCAACGACTCAAATGAACTTGGGGAGTGCCTACTTGTACCGTATCCGGGGAGAGCGAGCGGACAATATCGAGGAGGCGATCACTGCCTTACAAGTGGCCTTAGAAGTCTTCACCCGCACCGCCTTTCCCCAATATTGGGCAATGACTCAAGGGAACTTGGGGAATGCCTACTGGAGCTGCATCCGGGGAGAGCGAGCGGACAATATCGAGGAGGCGATTCGTTGCTACCAAGCGGCCTTAGAAGTCTACACCCGCACAGCATTTCCCGAAGATTGGGCAAGGACTCAAATGAACTTGGGGAATGCCTACTGTAACCGCATCAAAGGAGAGCGAGCAGACAATATCGAGGAGGCGATTCCCTACTACCAAACGGCCTTAGAAGTTTTCACCCGCACAGCATTTCCCGAAGATTGGGCAAGGACTCAAATGAACTTGGGGAATGCCTACTGTAACCGCATCAAAGGAGAGCGAGCGGACAATATCGAGGAGGCGATTCCCTACTACCAAACGGCCTTAGAAGTTTTCACCCGCACAGCATTTCCCGAAGATTGGGCAAGGACTCAAATGAACTTGGGGAATGCCTACTGTAACCGCATCAAAGGAGAGCGAGCCGACAATATCGAGGAGGCGATTCCCTACTTACAAGCGGCCTTAGAAGTCTACACCCGCACAGCATTTCCCGAAGATTGGGCAATAACTCAAATTGGCTTGGGGAATGCCTACTGGAGCCGCATCAAAGGAGAGCGAGCCGACAATATAGAGGAGGCGATTCGCTACTACCAAGCGGCCTTAGAAGTCATAACCCGCACCGCCTTTCCCGAACAATGGGCAACGACTCAAAATAACTTGGGGAATGCCTACCAAACCCGCATCAAAGGAGAGCGAGCAGACAATATCGAGGAGGCGATTCCCTACTACCAAACGGCCTTAGAAGTTTTTACCCGCACAGCATTTCCCGAAGATTGGGCAAGGACTCAAATGAACTTGGGGAATGCCTACTGTAACCGCATCAAAGGAGAGCGAGCGGACAATATCGAGGAGGCGATCGCTGCCTTACAAGCCGCCTTACAAGTCTACACCCGCACCGCCTTTCCCTATGAATGGGCAATGACTCAAATTGGCTTGGGGAATGCCTACTTAGGCCGCATCAAAGGAGAGCGAGCAGACAATATCGAGGAGGCGATTCGCTACTACCGAGCGGCCTTACAAGTCCGCACCTGCACCGCCTTTCCCGAAGATTGGGCAAGGACTCAAAATAACTTAGGAGAAGCCTACCGAAACCGCATCCGGGGAGAGCGAGCGGACAATATCGAGGAGGCGATCGCTGCCTTACAAGCCGCCTTACAAGTCTACACCCGCACCGCCTTTCCCGAAGATTGGGCAAGGACTCAAAATAACTTGGGAGAAGCCTACCGCACACGCATCCGGGGAGAGCGAGCGGACAATATCGAGGAGGCGATCGCTGCCTTACAAGCCGCCTTACAAGTCTTCACCCGCAACGCCTTTCCCTATGAATGGGCAATGACTCAAATTGGCTTGGGGAATGCCTACTGGAGCCGCATCAAAGGAGAGCGAGCCGACAATATAGAGGAGGCGATTCGCTACTACCAAGCGGCCTTAGAAGTCATAACCTGCACCGCCTTTCCCCAATATTGGGCAACGACTCAAAATAACTTGGGAGAAGCCTACCGAACGCGCATCCGGGGAGAGCGGGCGGACAATATGGAGGAGGCGATCGCTGCCTTACAAGCGGCCTTAGAAGTTATCACCCGCACCGCCTTTCCCGAACAATGGGCAACGACTCAAAATAGCTTGGGGAATGCCTACTGGAGCCGCATCAAAGGAGAGCGAGCAGACAATATCGAGGAGGCAATTCGCTACCACCAAGCGGCCTTAGAAGTCTTCACCCGCACCGCCTTTCCCGAATATTGGGCAAGGACTCAAAATAACTTGGGGAATGCCTACTTTGACCGCATCAAAGGAGAGCGAGCGGACAATATCGAGGAGGCGATTCCCTACTACCAAGTAGCCTTAGAAGTCCTCACCCGCACGGCATTTCCAGAAGAATGGGCAGTGACTCAAATGAACTTGGGGAATGCCTACCAAACCCGCATCCGGGGAGAGCGAGCGGACAATATGGAGGAGGCGATCTCTGGCTATCAAGCGGCCTTAGAAGTTATCACCCGCACCGCCTTTCCCCAATATTGGGCAACGACTCAAAATAACTTGGGGATTGCCTACCGTAACCGTATCCGGGGAGAGCGAGCCGACAATATCGAGGAAGCGATCGCTGCCTACCAAGCTGCCTTAGCAGTTCACACCCGCACCGCCTTTCCCGAATATTGGGCAAAGACTCAAAATAACTTGGGGGTTGCCTACCGTAACCGCATCCGGGGAGAGCGAGCCAACAATATCGAGGAGGCGATCGCCTCCTACAAAGCCGCCCTAACCATCTATACTCCCGCCACCTTCCCTCAAGACTGCCTCAGAACCGGAACCAACCTCGGCGACCTCGGCTACAACCTCCAAAACTGGGAAATCGCCATCGAAGGCTACAACCAAGCCATCCTTGCCATCGAACAAAGCCGCTACTGGGCAACCTCCGAAGCCACCAAACGGGAACTCATCGCCAACTCCCTTGATATCTATCAAAAAATGGTGCAAGCCTGCATCAACCACCAAGACTACGCCCAAGCCTTGCTCACCGTCGAACGCAGTAAATCGCGCACCCTCCTCGAACTCCTCGACAGCGCCAACCTCTACCCCAAAAACGCCACGGACGCCCAAAAACAACGCATCAGCGACCTGCGCCGTCAAATCGCCAGCTACCAACAACAACTCGCCTACACCTCCAACGACACCCTCACCCCCACCACCGAAAAACACCCCAACCAACCCTCACCGGAAACCCTCATCCGCCAACAACTCCAAACCGCTAACCAGCAATTCCAAGACCTGCTCGCGGAACTGGACGACCCCACCTTTACCCTCACCCAACAAGTCCCCGCCCAACTCCCGGACTTGCGCCGCCTCCTGCCGCCCCAAACCGCCCTCATCGAGTGGTATCTCCCCAGGGAAGCGGAATCCGGGTTTTACGCCTTCCTCGTCACCCGCAGAGACGAGCAAATCCAGATTACCCCCCACCACTTCAGCGCCGAAGACCGCCAACACCTCGACCAAGCCCTCCAGGACTACCGCAGCGACTACGGAAAACCCTCCTGGAATCAGCAACTCCCCCAACGCCTCGAAACCCTCAGCGGTGCCCTGCAACTCCCCCGCCTGCTGGCTGAATTATCCGAGATTCAACACCTCATCCTGATTCCCCACCGGGAACTGCACCTCATCCCCCTCCACGCTCTCCCCGTCCCGTCTTCTCCCCTCTCCCGCTCTGGGAGAGGGGCCGGGGGTGAGGGAAAACCCCTGCAAGACTGGTTCCCGGTGCAATATGCCCCCAGTTGTCAAATTCTCAACAACCTCCAGCAGCGTCCCCCCCTCAACCGGGAAACCGTCCCCTTCTTCGCCATTCAAAACCCGACGGAAGACCTGGACTATGCGGAGTGGGGGGTGGAACTCTTACTGCGCCAATTCAGCCCCCATCAAGTCTTGCGTCGCCACCAAGCTACCCGGGCGAATTTAACCCAACCCCACAGCCAAACCTTCCTTGAGCAGAGTCACGCGGTCCATTTTGGCTGTCACGGTGAATTTGACGAGGCTAACCCCCTCAACGCCTATCTGAGACTGGCGAATGGGGAAAAGCTGACCTTTCTGGAGATTTTCAACGGTCTGAATATTCCCCTCTGTCGCCTGCTGGTGCTGTCCGCTTGCAAAACCGGCTTGGTGGAAACCTCCCACACGGATGACTATGTGGGATTATCCAGTGCTTTTTTCTACGCTGGAGCGCGAACGGTGGTCGCCAGTCTCTGGAATGTGGATGAACTGGCGGCGACTCTGGTGACCCTGCGCCTCTATCAAATTTTACCGGATTATCCCTCGGTGACAGTTGCCCTGCAAGCGGCTCAAACCTGGTTACGGGGGTTATCTTCTGCTGATGTTCTGGACTGGCTCAAACATGAGCAGAAGGCGACGGAGGAGGAAGTGGAGGAAGTGGAAGACCGCTTGAGTTTATTTGATGATGACCCCCCCTTTGCTAATGCCTATTATTGGTCAGCGTTTACGGCGGCGGGATTATAA
- a CDS encoding type II toxin-antitoxin system HigB family toxin — protein sequence MRIIARSTLREFWQLHADAEQPLKAWFQDVRNLKWTSPADIKAIYANASILPNNRVVFNIKGNNYRIIVHVRYDLGIVFIRFVGTHQEYDNIEATTI from the coding sequence GTGAGGATTATTGCTCGCAGTACATTACGAGAGTTTTGGCAGTTACACGCGGATGCTGAACAACCGTTAAAGGCTTGGTTTCAGGATGTCCGTAACCTGAAATGGACAAGTCCAGCAGATATTAAAGCGATTTATGCTAATGCGAGTATTCTTCCCAATAATCGTGTAGTTTTTAATATAAAGGGGAATAATTATCGGATAATTGTTCATGTTCGCTATGACCTTGGGATTGTTTTTATTCGCTTTGTGGGGACACATCAAGAATATGATAATATTGAGGCAACCACGATTTAA
- a CDS encoding DUF3368 domain-containing protein: MIVVSDTSALSNLAIVNHLWLLEAIYQRVIIPDVVARELAAARNSIIPAILQVGWIQTQPLTHSQLANQLQQERGLDAGEANAIALALELQADDLLIDERLGRQEALRLGLSIIGILGILLVAKQRNLIPQVQPIMDALINEAGFRVSPQLYQRVLTLAQEPD; this comes from the coding sequence ATGATTGTTGTTAGCGATACTTCTGCTCTTTCCAATCTTGCTATTGTTAATCATCTTTGGTTGCTAGAAGCAATTTATCAAAGGGTGATTATTCCTGACGTTGTGGCTAGAGAACTAGCAGCAGCCCGCAATTCTATCATTCCAGCTATTCTCCAAGTCGGCTGGATTCAAACCCAACCCCTCACCCACTCCCAACTCGCGAACCAACTGCAACAAGAACGAGGATTAGATGCTGGAGAAGCAAATGCGATCGCCTTGGCACTGGAGTTACAAGCGGATGATCTACTGATTGATGAACGCTTGGGACGGCAAGAAGCTCTGCGGTTAGGGCTGTCTATTATTGGTATTCTGGGCATTCTGCTGGTTGCCAAACAAAGAAACCTCATCCCCCAGGTTCAACCTATTATGGATGCGCTGATCAACGAGGCTGGTTTTCGCGTCAGCCCCCAACTTTATCAGCGTGTCTTAACCCTTGCCCAAGAGCCTGATTAA
- a CDS encoding UPF0175 family protein, with amino-acid sequence MQITLNLPDSLSQTETFNQKDWLREIAVALFEQERVSLSRASTIAAMEIMEFQKLLAERGICVHYDVADFEQDVQHLRDRGWL; translated from the coding sequence ATGCAAATTACTCTGAATCTACCGGATAGCCTTAGCCAAACTGAAACCTTTAATCAGAAGGACTGGCTTAGGGAAATTGCGGTGGCCCTGTTTGAACAAGAGCGGGTTTCTCTCAGCCGTGCCAGCACTATTGCGGCGATGGAGATTATGGAGTTTCAAAAGCTGCTGGCAGAGCGTGGCATCTGTGTTCACTACGATGTAGCAGATTTTGAACAGGATGTCCAGCACCTGCGCGATCGCGGCTGGTTATGA
- a CDS encoding DUF1517 domain-containing protein, producing the protein MIHSELDNDIVTVSQLQIALSVGVSSIQSQLSNLSLKADTKTPEGLYELLEVTIEQLLENALYWTHLLGSSETFESREAAEAVFENLSLQERGKFSAETLSNVEGIITQTDKPAVIQDGGEGAYVVITLLLGTAHDSPLFAAIDTIGGMKTALSQLRSLSSDYLLVLELLWSPQAETDTLSVQDMATYYSNMKAIA; encoded by the coding sequence ATGATACATTCAGAACTCGATAACGATATCGTCACCGTAAGCCAACTTCAGATTGCCCTTAGTGTTGGAGTGAGTTCGATTCAATCTCAATTGTCCAACTTAAGCCTGAAAGCCGACACGAAAACCCCGGAGGGATTATATGAGTTACTCGAAGTTACCATAGAACAATTGCTGGAAAACGCCCTCTATTGGACTCATCTTTTAGGCAGTTCAGAAACTTTCGAGAGTCGCGAGGCAGCCGAAGCGGTATTTGAAAACTTATCCCTTCAGGAACGGGGTAAATTTAGTGCGGAAACCCTGAGTAATGTGGAGGGAATCATTACCCAAACCGATAAACCGGCAGTGATTCAGGACGGAGGAGAAGGGGCGTATGTGGTGATTACGTTGCTGCTGGGGACGGCACATGATAGCCCGTTATTTGCCGCAATTGATACAATCGGTGGGATGAAAACTGCCCTGAGTCAATTGCGATCGCTCTCGTCAGACTATCTACTGGTTTTAGAATTGCTGTGGAGTCCGCAAGCTGAAACCGATACTCTATCAGTGCAGGATATGGCAACTTACTACAGCAATATGAAGGCGATCGCCTGA
- a CDS encoding helix-turn-helix domain-containing protein, with amino-acid sequence MNLKPIKTEADYRQALAEVERLFDAPVNTTDGDRLEVLTTLIEVYEEQHHPIELPSPYEAILYHLESRQPSVLSFIDGLKRRGVSEQVIQEALNELVIENEELII; translated from the coding sequence ATGAATTTGAAACCGATTAAAACCGAGGCAGATTATCGTCAAGCTTTAGCGGAGGTTGAACGGTTATTTGATGCACCTGTAAATACGACCGATGGGGATAGGCTTGAGGTTCTAACCACCCTAATCGAAGTCTATGAAGAACAACATCATCCGATTGAGTTACCATCACCTTATGAGGCCATTTTATACCATCTGGAAAGTCGCCAGCCATCTGTTTTAAGTTTTATTGATGGATTGAAGCGGCGCGGGGTAAGTGAGCAAGTGATTCAAGAGGCTTTAAATGAATTGGTAATTGAGAATGAAGAATTGATAATTTAG
- a CDS encoding DUF3368 domain-containing protein — MTQIRPIIEGLILDANFRIGPNLYREVLAAAGE; from the coding sequence ATGACTCAGATTAGACCGATTATAGAGGGTTTAATCTTGGACGCTAATTTTCGGATTGGGCCAAATTTATATAGAGAGGTTTTAGCGGCTGCTGGGGAATGA